From the Argentina anserina chromosome 3, drPotAnse1.1, whole genome shotgun sequence genome, the window AGCTTCTCTACTTTGTTTGCCACCGCGTTGATAAACCAATCAGGTAACATGCTTATGCTTGCTCCACGCAGAATCAATGATCTTGAATTCCGATCTCTTGATTCGTATATATAATAGTCATCTATGGTCCCGCCGATGATTATAGAAAAGTAATCCCAATCTGGTTTGGCTTCAACATAGTTAGGGATGCATTTGTGATGAGCTATGCGGACATGCAAtgttttcaaatttgataAACCAGCTATCTCACCGAACACAATCATGCTTTCTTCTCGTATCCCCCAGCTCTTAAGTTCACAGCGCCCCAGATACAGTTCTTCTAATTTATGCAATTTTGATATCACTCCACATGGAATTGTGATCGTCATACAACTCCAGACATTTAAAATCCTTAGATTGGTCAAATGTCCTATTTCTCTCGGCAATTCCTCGAGAGAGCTCACATTAAGAATTTCAAGCTTCTGAAGTTTCCCCACTATGGAAATGTCAATCAATTTGAAGCAACCATCTAAATACAAAGCTTGGAGATTGGTCAAGAGACGGAATGATTGGGGTAATACGTAAATACTAGTGCGGCTGACATCCAAGATCCTTAATTCATTTAGACTTTTAATGAATGATTCTGGGATCTCATCTAAATCATAATTTTCATTTAGTAACAAAATAAGGAGATGCGGACATACCAACTCTTCTTTGGGTAGCTTGCTAATTTCGTTACTCATAAGTGAAATAGCAGTGCAGCCTTGATCTAGTCCGCGCGGCCAACACTCTAAACCAATGCCAGCTTTCACCCAAAACCCACGTTCGGATGTCGCGATATGAATGGCTGTATCCCGGATGACATCATGCATCTTTACACATCCATTTCTCCTGCCATCCAAAAGCAAGCTAGAGTCTTTCAGGTACTTGACTATTGAAACAAAGGTGCCTCTGGCTTCTTCCATTGTTTCGGCCTCCCGATAGAATTTTGTTCCGACTACATACCTGAACAACTCTTCTATTtctatttcataatcttctgGGAATAGGCAACAGAGCAAGAAACATGACTTGTGGTCTTCATCTTTCAAATAATCATAGCTGAACCTTATTACGACATAGGCATCTGGCTTGTCATCGACGGTTGGAGATTGTGACTTCTCTAGTCTTCGAGATGCTTTATTCCATTCTTCCAACTCTTTATCTCTGAGTGCCCTTGCAACTGCTATCAATGCAATCGGTAGACCCCTACATTCTCGAGCTACCTTCCTCGCTACATTTTCAAAGTTGGGGGATTCAAAAGACCTTCCTGCACTTTTGACGAACAACTTCCAGGATTCTTGTTCTGATAAGATCTTGAGATGAATGCTTGTTTGGCTCTTCAATGTATTACAAACATGCAACCTTCTCGTAGTAAATAAGACTTTAGAGTTGCATTTTTTGAGCTCCTCATAGCTAGGAATTCCAATTCTTGACAAATCTATCCTTTCCCAGATGTCGTCTAGGATTATAAGGATTTTAGTTTTGCTCATAATCTTTTCATGCAATTCAGCTGCTCTTGTAATTTCTTCTGTCTCCAACTGGAATTTAAAGCCCAGCTGCTCTGCCAATGTCTGTTGAATCTCTTTGAAGTTCGGGATTTGGGATATGGGGGCAAGAATTACAAGGCTAAGAACTCCATTCTGGTGTGCAAGTGAACCGACACGTTTGACCAGGGTTGTCTTGCCCACCCCTCCCATACCGTAGACCCCGATGGCAGTGACCTCAGCATCTGAAAGTGCCTCCATAACTTTATTTGTAGCCTCCCATCTTGATTCAAATTCTTCAAAATCTCTGGTGGACAATAAGACCTGAATTATTCCACAAGGTTGAATTCTTTCGCGcacaaaatccacaatttTCTCGACAAGTTCTCCATCAGTCCTACAAGGAACAAAGAATCAAGTGTCAAACAAACATGCATAACGAAATTTTCAATAAGAAATCCAAATTCTTAGTTTCATCACGATGCTTACTTGTAATTCTTCATATCCCAACCAGAGAAACTAGCCACTTTCTTTAAAGCTTCTTTCCACCGCTGCACCTTGTCTGTGTGTCGCCTAGAGCTTTCATGCTCCTTGAAGGCCTTTTCGAAACTTCTCTTCCTGTGCCGTACATCAGAGGGTTCTACATCATAGAAAACCGGGAGAATTATGTTCTGGTCTTTCATGCACTCACAGATCTTTGCAAGTTCGTCCAAACACCAAGGAGAAGAGGCATAGTTTGGAGAGAGAACGACAATTGCAAACCTTGATTCCTCGATTGCCTTTAGGAGAGTGGGAGAAATAGATTCCCCTACTTGAAGATCTGGATCATCCATGAATGTTTTAATTCCTCTAAACAACAGCCGATCATGTAATTGAGATACAACTCCCCTCC encodes:
- the LOC126789122 gene encoding probable disease resistance protein At4g27220 isoform X2 — protein: MASSSTSSAQPSSSSTARPWKYDVFLSFRGPDTRRGVVSQLHDRLLFRGIKTFMDDPDLQVGESISPTLLKAIEESRFAIVVLSPNYASSPWCLDELAKICECMKDQNIILPVFYDVEPSDVRHRKRSFEKAFKEHESSRRHTDKVQRWKEALKKVASFSGWDMKNYKTDGELVEKIVDFVRERIQPCGIIQVLLSTRDFEEFESRWEATNKVMEALSDAEVTAIGVYGMGGVGKTTLVKRVGSLAHQNGVLSLVILAPISQIPNFKEIQQTLAEQLGFKFQLETEEITRAAELHEKIMSKTKILIILDDIWERIDLSRIGIPSYEELKKCNSKVLFTTRRLHVCNTLKSQTSIHLKILSEQESWKLFVKSAGRSFESPNFENVARKVARECRGLPIALIAVARALRDKELEEWNKASRRLEKSQSPTVDDKPDAYVVIRFSYDYLKDEDHKSCFLLCCLFPEDYEIEIEELFRYVVGTKFYREAETMEEARGTFVSIVKYLKDSSLLLDGRRNGCVKMHDVIRDTAIHIATSERGFWVKAGIGLECWPRGLDQGCTAISLMSNEISKLPKEELVCPHLLILLLNENYDLDEIPESFIKSLNELRILDVSRTSIYVLPQSFRLLTNLQALYLDGCFKLIDISIVGKLQKLEILNVSSLEELPREIGHLTNLRILNVWSCMTITIPCGVISKLHKLEELYLGRCELKSWGIREESMIVFGEIAGLSNLKTLHVRIAHHKCIPNYVEAKPDWDYFSIIIGGTIDDYYIYESRDRNSRSLILRGASISMLPDWFINAVANKVEKLEYEDSSGGSLVMENPLLWRLHELKVLKVYGGKKDDDDGHEDREESVNTTDRVQKGPLFLKLENLYPEELWVGDLPNGSLVNLEVLKILTCAVKNVSKFVQSLPSLEELTLSRVKQLESVFGCQGCELKESKLREVSLSYLYSMKSLCSGPAPRVMFQSIKILTIGGCGLLQSVFASDVAQCLSQLEDLTVWDCRSLERVIEEVKKEKTALPKLKILGLQELPKLYGASSGTVDIKCPSLEHAVVLDCPHLPFSISSYDYSLKSSLSRDLFSASASDYFGS
- the LOC126789122 gene encoding disease resistance protein At4g27190-like isoform X3, producing the protein MKNYKTDGELVEKIVDFVRERIQPCGIIQVLLSTRDFEEFESRWEATNKVMEALSDAEVTAIGVYGMGGVGKTTLVKRVGSLAHQNGVLSLVILAPISQIPNFKEIQQTLAEQLGFKFQLETEEITRAAELHEKIMSKTKILIILDDIWERIDLSRIGIPSYEELKKCNSKVLFTTRRLHVCNTLKSQTSIHLKILSEQESWKLFVKSAGRSFESPNFENVARKVARECRGLPIALIAVARALRDKELEEWNKASRRLEKSQSPTVDDKPDAYVVIRFSYDYLKDEDHKSCFLLCCLFPEDYEIEIEELFRYVVGTKFYREAETMEEARGTFVSIVKYLKDSSLLLDGRRNGCVKMHDVIRDTAIHIATSERGFWVKAGIGLECWPRGLDQGCTAISLMSNEISKLPKEELVCPHLLILLLNENYDLDEIPESFIKSLNELRILDVSRTSIYVLPQSFRLLTNLQALYLDGCFKLIDISIVGKLQKLEILNVSSLEELPREIGHLTNLRILNVWSCMTITIPCGVISKLHKLEELYLGRCELKSWGIREESMIVFGEIAGLSNLKTLHVRIAHHKCIPNYVEAKPDWDYFSIIIGGTIDDYYIYESRDRNSRSLILRGASISMLPDWFINAVANKVEKLEYEDSSGGSLVMENPLLWRLHELKVLKVYGGKKDDDDGHEDREESVNTTDRVQKGPLFLKLENLYPEELWVGDLPNGSLVNLEVLKILTCAVKNVSKFVQSLPSLEELTLSRVKQLESVFGCQGCELKESKLREVSLSYLYSMKSLCSGPAPRVMFQSIKILTIGGCGLLQSVFASDVAQCLSQLEDLTVWDCRSLERVIEEVKKEKTALPKLKILGLQELPKLYGASSGTVDIKCPSLEHAVVLDCPHLPFSISSYDYSLKSSLSRDLFSASASDYFGS